In Arvicanthis niloticus isolate mArvNil1 chromosome 10, mArvNil1.pat.X, whole genome shotgun sequence, a single genomic region encodes these proteins:
- the C10H1orf115 gene encoding required for drug-induced death protein 1: MTVGARLRSKVASGLTGRGPLGRSRRAGDEETEAIVEHLEGEDEDPASPDCEREEGGRRAGTPSARRVHLAALPERYDSLEEPAPGDKPKKRYRRKLKKYGKNFGKAISKGCRYIVIGLQGFAAAYSAPFGVATSVVSFVR; this comes from the exons ATGACGGTGGGCGCCCGGCTCCGAAGCAAGGTGGCGAGCGGCTTAACCGGCCGAGGGCCCTTGGGGCGATCGCGCCGCGCCGGTGACGAGGAGACAGAAGCCATCGTGGAGCACCTGGAGGGCGAGGACGAGGACCCGGCGAGCCCGGACTGTGAGCGCGAAGAGGGCGGACGGCGCGCGGGGACCCCGAGCGCACGCAGGGTGCACCTGGCGGCGCTGCCCGAGCGCTATGACTCCCTGGAGGAGCCCGCGCCAGGCGACAAGCCCAAGAAGAGGTACCGGCGAAAACTGAAGAAGTACGGCAAG AATTTCGGGAAGGCCATCAGCAAAGGATGCCGGTACATTGTCATTGGCCTGCAAGGATTTGCCGCAGCGTATTCTGCCCCATTTGGAGTGGCCACCAGCGTGGTGTCCTTTGTGCGCTAA